From the Hordeum vulgare subsp. vulgare chromosome 1H, MorexV3_pseudomolecules_assembly, whole genome shotgun sequence genome, the window TTCTTTGTGTTAAGTGGGAGTTGCTTGTTTGTCTGATTCAGGTGAAAATTCAAAAAGAAAGTGAGGTTCGTCTGAAGATTATAGGCACTCGTGTTGACGCAACAGAAATTGTAAGTTGGTTACCCTTCATTTTGTGGAAGTTTCTGAATTGGAAGTATTCAAGTCATTTAGAATTTTTGAggcagggcccttgagtaactaccATGTGTTACTGATATTCGACTTGATGGTCTACTTCCATATGAAGTACCATTAAGATCATTCCATGCAATTCTTTGTAGTCTCTAATTACCAACCATGAAGAGGCATATGTAGTTTTGTTGGCAAATAGCAACCTTGATGTAACTTGATTAATCAGCCCAAGAAATTTCAGCATGAGTATGGATTCAGATAAATAGGATGCAAATATGATTGCTCCTTTGTGGTGTAAAATTTGATGTTCTTTCCTCTGGCATATGTTGTAACTACACGAGGCAAATAAACTGATACTCTATGAGAAGATGTTTTGCAAAAAATGTTGAATATTTACTGGATTTATGTCTTCCTGGACCAAAATCAGATACCAAAAATAAGACAATTTTATTATGAAACAACAATTCCATATATGTATCCTCCTCTCACCTTTtaatcttggatgcccattatcttATAGTTTGATCATTTTTTTGGTATCAGTTTTGCATCGGCACAATAAAAGACGACTTTCTGGGTGTTATCAGTGATCCTGGTGGAGCGCTGTAAATACTGCGCCCTCATCATGCTCTCCAACTTCTACATCATGATAAGCTTGTAACGTTGAATTCCAGAAGTCCCCAAGGAAGGTTGTAATTTGGTTTTCCTACTGTGTCCTGATGTAAAATGTGCTGTCATGCTTATCTAATGGAGTTCTGGGTCATACTACTGTTCAAAAAAAGTAACTGGGACCTGTAATATCATAACTAGGATCTCTTTTAACTCTAGTGGTTGATTTGTTTGGATTCAAGCAGTTGTTTGAACTTCCAGACCAGATTGTGCAATTATATGTTCACTCACACTTGACAATGGTAATTGATGGCAGTTGTTTCACAAATCATAACTAAAATAAATGGAAGTACAAGGCAATGTTCTTGAATGCGATGAAAGTATCTTCTCATATAAATTTGATACACTGATATTTGAGGTTGTTACATCACTAATAAACAGGCTAATAAACACCATTCTCTTTCACTAGTCAGCTGTGCCCTTCCATGATCACAAGCAGGTTGTGCCCCTAAAATGGTTAGTGGTCATTTGACCTAGCACCTGCGCAGAAAACAACTGAAATCAGCTGATGCAGCATGTAACCTACTTCAACGGGGGGAGTAGCATTGATGCCCTCCTTTGGATATAGAGCAAATATAGCTCACCTGCTTAGAAACCAACGTCAGTGTAGACGGATTTTGGATGTTATTCTTTTGTCCACGTGAATCATGCTGTACAAAGAAATTACAAACTTGTTCTTGGCCACTGTCCATGCTACTGCTTTGTTTCTACTTGTCGAATGTGCTGCTCCCATGATGCCCCAAAATTGATTGTGGAAATCACAGTTTTGAATAACATGCGGGGTATGGTAGTCACATGAAAATCTAGAACAGCTCCTGAAACCATCAGGAAAATGTTAGTAAGTTTGCATAAACAccacgattatgaaatatgggaaTAGCTCTTGAATACCTGATACCATCAAACCAATCTTTCTGAAAAGGAAGCCAGGCCCATTACAGCAAGTAAACAAAGCAACGACAATGCATCCACGATGCCAAATGAAGACTCCGCAAGGAAGTAGATCTTGTGCTTGCTAGGATCGCCGCGGTATCCTCGAGCAACCATTGCCTGCACAAATCAGAAAGAATCAGAGGTAATCAAGCACTCCCTCTTTAGTGATCTAAAagtcttatatttgtttacagagggagtatatgtcATGTTACATATGGGTTCAACATAAGTAGATTCCATACAAATATGATGATTTAGACTAAGTTATGCGCCTGAAAATGCAGTATATTAACCATGATGTGATCAAATTCCACCTTTCTTATGAGGTACAATATCAATGAGACTGTGTTATTCATTAAGGATGCATCTGTGTTCAATGTTCCTTTCAGTTTGTTTCTTTAAGCAGTTATTGCTCAATCAAATTCTGCCAAAAAGCAATCTAAATACCAAACGGCTTGTGATGGTCATGTTTCGCTTGTGTGATTCCTAATCCAGTTTGGGCCAAATGCATAACCAGCGAAGTCCATGTCTGGTTCAGTTTTCCTCTCGGATGCACAGGCAATAAAAAACAGCGTAGTGATTGGAATTACTGTATCAGCAATAGTTATTAAGTGTGCATAGATGTGATTACTACATAATGGGCTAAAAGTTCATCAGGGTGGGATTATCCCTCAGGGGGAGGTTGCACAACAACGATTTGCGGCAGTACTAGGTGAAGGAAGGCACCGCTTGTGGGAGGACTTGACCTGGAATAACCAATCAAGGAAGATGACAGCCAACCTAGCTATCCCGTGTAACTTTCCAACTAATAAAGATAACCTTCCAAACTACATAAGACCATAGCCCAATGAAAGAATAGTTGATAGATAAGTAATATTCAGCCGGCTCTATGAAAGTAGCAACATTCCGGGCTTACGGCTAATGTTGCTCCTCTTTGGCATGCCGTTTTCATGGGCCTTAACAGGTTGCACATGACACCATATGGTAACAACATGCACATGGAATTTCAGTTCAAATTCTAATTCGTTTGAAACCGTGGCGTTCAATTTAAAAGACCAGGTGAATTTGATTACACAATAATGCTAGTGCATATTGCAGAACTACTCAAGATATATCCTCGTATTAATGCTAATTCCTACATATACTTAGTAAATATGCATGACGAAAAACTGGTAGATGGTTTCGTAGAAAATTCTGGTTAGTTCATAAAACTATGTACGAACACAGTGAATAGCACGCAACCATTTTCACCAATTTAGCTTTTTTGAGAATAGTGAAAGGTCATGTTACATTCATTGTGACTTGTCAGCCGAGGTGAAAATTTGAAAATGAACTGACCTTTGATATTTGCTCCGCGTGATCaaatatatttttgaaaattcgCTGGACATAGTTGAAAAAAACTGCAAATGATGTAAGAACGGAAAGTTTAATTCAAGTCTTcccacatactccctccgtcccataattcttgtcgttgttttagttcaaatttgaactaaaacaaTGACAagaattatgggacggagggagcaaTATGTAAAGCTATTGATTCAACCCTGGCAGCCAGGTTAGAGATGCAGAAAGTACTTACTCTCTATAGTTTCCATAGTAGCCAGCTTTTTCCAATCAATCCGACGTGTTACGATTGCCAGTGCAGAATTGCGAACCTAGTACAATATTTGGGCATTGTTATACTTCAAAGTTCGGTCTCAAATAGCAATGTATATGTATAATTAAAAGAATGTACCCTATACTTGCCTCATCAAATACTAGATTAATGAATCTCAAAGATAATAGCAGTGTAAGTATTATCTCGGGTACTGGTGCACCAATAAGCTTCAGTGGAATCATAAACCACCACAAAGCAGAAGCAAGCTGCTCAGGAGTGGTTGTGGTTAAGCAGAGACTTGCACTTTGGAATATCTGCACCCAAACAAAAAGTAACAAAATGAACAACTAAATATTTCACTACTGGCATCTCAAAGAACTGAAAAAAGTGCATTTTCCACTCAGGATGTGTTTGTCTGATGCATGCCACCAGCTAGAGGATGCGCAGAAGGCATTAGAAAACACAAGATAATGAAGATTTTGGTTAAGAGAAAACCTTTGGCAAATACTTTTCGATGAAGGACATACCGCAAAGGAGAGGCATGCCGATGTACTTGCTACTGATAGGCCTTTCCTGGTAAACTGCAGTGGTCCTAGTTTCATGATTGTGTAAGAATATCCACTCAAGGAACTAGGAATATTTGGCACACCTAGAACAGATGGGGGAGGAGTTCTTGTCTGGACTAGCGAAGGCGCGCCATCGGAACCAAATCCCAGCATTATGAATATGATGCCTGAAAGAAGAGTGACCCTTCCAAGTTGATCCTACAGAGTAAATAAAGTTTGATTTACGGGTAGCAAgtgcatttcaagaagaatatatTTAATATACAAGACAATAAATGCTATGAGTAACATGGGTAAATTAGGGATAAAGAGGATAACTACCTAAGAAAACATGGATCGCCGAAATCAGCTAACCTAAAGCCCTATATCAGCACCAAAAACTCAATGTAATTTAACTACACTTTATTATGTTGAGAGTATTGGTTTGAATTTCTCATGTGCATATGAGGGCCCCAGCCAGCCAGCAACAGGAGCAAGTCAGAGCATATGACAGCAGCATTAATTAGGATATTAGGATGAATGACGTTTCATCTTTCCTTTTAAGTGGATCTTATCTTTTACGTTCTAGCAACTGTATATAAGCGAGGAGCCATGCTATCACTGAACAATGAAATCTCGCACCTAATGTGTTATCCCAAGTCTATGGTCTCATATTTCTCCTAAGAACCACTCTCTCCACAGCGCCTGACAAGTTGGTTTGGAAGTGGAATGAGGACGGCACATACACCACCAAATCGGCCTACCTTGCATCCTTCCATGGATCGACAGCCTGCAGCGACTGGAAGCTCACCTTGGAAGAGCTGGGTGCCGCCGAAAGTGAAATTCAGTCACTGGCTCGCCAGTTTAGATCGCTGTTGGACGGGGGATCGGCTTGCTCGACATGGGCTGCAGCACCACTCTGTCTGCCCCTTATGTGACCAGGCACCGGAGGGCGGAGGCAATGCACCATCTGCTCGCCTGCCCCTTCTCATGTCAGGTCTGGCACGAGATTCTATCATGGATGCGTATGACCGACAGCCCGCCGGACAATGACTGATCCCTGCTCGATTGGTGGCATGCCGCTAGGCACGGTACACCATAGCCAATAGGCAAGAGGCTGACCTCCGCGGCGCTCCTCACATCCTGGATGATTTGGAAGCACAGAAACGATTGCATCTTCGACAGCGCGCGCCCGTCCGCTCATTCCATTGTTGGCAGCATAAAGGATGAGGCCCGACTTTGGGCCAGGGCAGGGGCCAATGGACTTGGAGTAGTTCACTTCTCCCAACAACCTGGGACGTGCACTAGTGGCTGCTTGACGATTGTAAACAAAAAACCCTAGGAGGACTGTAACTTTAAACCCCCTCTTTTCAATGAAATGAAACGCAAAGGTCCTTTTCATTTTCTCGAAAAAAGAATCTAATACCCATGACCCCTCCCCTTCAGCCATGACAGTGGACCCTCCTTAGTAAGGTGCTTACCAAGATCTAGTAATGTACATCACACATCACAGTATTGGTTTAGCTTTAGAACAATACTAGGATTGTGCCTGCATGTTGTTGTGGCAATTCTATTCTACTCTATTTGTATATTGAAGTTTTCCATTTGAATGTGTTCATCATGTTACATATATAGTTTATGAACTGCCATTAAGAAGGTAATTATAGATGTGTAGTGACTATGGTCTATTCTTTTTATGTGTAATGACTATGGTCTATTGAATGTCCTTTTATCTGTATTTTTTATTCCTGGGTCAAGAATCGCCGAGGACATGAATGTGAagatgtggcactctcttgtgcttcactttacCAAAGTTTACGCAAATAATTGAATATATGGTGTCTTTTGACTGCGATAACAAATTAACAAGACTCAGAAATAACAAGCTATACATTTTGTGTTTGTTTACCTTTCACCGCATTACTTATATCCATTTTAGCACTTCCAACTGTTTTATGTTCAGAACATTGTACAATGTAGCTTCTAGTCAAGCAGGAAAGTGAAGAAATAAAATCATTACATATGACCATCTATAGTTCAATATTGTTCTAAAGTGCGTAGTAATAACAAATACAATATTCCAGAGAAGGCCTTGTACTGGAATAGCAATTTCGCGTGAGGATATAATATTTCAGAGCAACTTAACTTGTTTGCCCTTTGGGCTTTAGGTGAGAGTTCTTGACCAGAAACTTCCCATATGCGAGTGCAATGGAGATTCTAGTTTTTTCAGCACGGTCGGTTTACCCGTGGTTTTTACTGATTCCACTGAATACCAAAACCAGGGAATCTGTATTACTGTGGATAACTTGTCAAACCAAGTAAACCGGCTTGGTTTGGTAGAAAACTGCACAGGCCTAGGTTTCAGTCTAGACTAGGAATCTTTGCGTATTCTGTAGTTCTGTACATTTGGCCCCTAAACAACAACCGAAGCCCTCTGTATTTTCACAAATCATAAGCTTCAACTAGCATGGGTAATTATGGATGCCCCACATACAAATATCATATGGGAAATTCCAAGTAACTGGGGTCAATTAAAAGTTCAAAACCACAATTGGCTATGCACGCACAGTTCTTACTTCTTAATTGATATGATGCACGTGCATATCAATTTAAAATTGAACACGATACCTTCCAAACATGATTCGGCA encodes:
- the LOC123441787 gene encoding protein ABCI12, chloroplastic gives rise to the protein MAAVHLRPFHPLALPAAKITASPNRLHLSAKARARSRSARFALLVCSASSPATPAAPSPSSSSGDTSGAAEAAARWAAWIPRAAVGGVGPEKVLRLISGAAATPICQFVDSPRTFLHSVDPRVKLVWLLALVVLPARSNIYMRFGLVACLALLSMWVLPNHVWKDQLGRVTLLSGIIFIMLGFGSDGAPSLVQTRTPPPSVLGVPNIPSSLSGYSYTIMKLGPLQFTRKGLSVASTSACLSFAIFQSASLCLTTTTPEQLASALWWFMIPLKLIGAPVPEIILTLLLSLRFINLVFDEVRNSALAIVTRRIDWKKLATMETIEIFFNYVQRIFKNIFDHAEQISKAMVARGYRGDPSKHKIYFLAESSFGIVDALSLLCLLAVMGLASFSERLV